One genomic segment of Brevibacillus laterosporus LMG 15441 includes these proteins:
- the ytaF gene encoding sporulation membrane protein YtaF encodes MGLVSLLLICLAISLDGFGVGMSYGLRKMKMPFLSFMVIGLCSFTVIFASMTIGKWLQYWVTSELSSKIGATVLILIGGVTFWKMAVSKQKQSDILPVKEKATYREFRWTIRMFGLMIHILRNPAKADTDHSGHIVGTEAVMLGLALSLDAFGSGISLTLLGFAPLLTSVWVALTSMILLWAGIKVGRHFSSVGWFQRLSFLPAILLIGIGLFKW; translated from the coding sequence ATGGGGCTAGTGTCGTTATTGCTGATTTGTTTAGCAATCAGTCTGGATGGTTTCGGCGTTGGGATGTCATATGGCTTACGTAAAATGAAAATGCCGTTTCTTTCGTTTATGGTAATTGGTCTGTGTTCCTTTACCGTCATCTTTGCTTCTATGACAATAGGAAAATGGCTTCAATATTGGGTAACTTCTGAACTTAGTTCTAAAATTGGAGCAACCGTGCTTATTCTGATAGGAGGTGTAACCTTTTGGAAAATGGCAGTTAGTAAACAGAAGCAGTCAGATATCCTACCGGTAAAGGAGAAGGCAACATATCGGGAATTTCGCTGGACAATCAGAATGTTTGGTTTAATGATACACATTTTACGCAATCCTGCCAAAGCGGATACAGATCATTCGGGGCATATCGTAGGAACAGAAGCGGTCATGCTAGGTTTGGCGTTGTCCCTTGATGCATTTGGTTCTGGAATTAGTTTAACTCTATTGGGGTTTGCACCTCTCTTGACCTCGGTCTGGGTGGCTTTAACTAGCATGATCTTATTGTGGGCGGGGATCAAGGTGGGACGGCATTTTTCGTCGGTTGGATGGTTTCAACGGCTATCATTTCTCCCGGCAATCCTTTTAATAGGAATAGGTCTTTTCAAATGGTGA
- a CDS encoding PqqD family protein, whose translation MKLTNTSKLRMHPLQKRQVNEEETIIGRPDKSEYIMLPTFAVEIIEMLDQGQSITQVAEEMEKRFGEPVDVRDFALDLINEYQFVYTVDGAVVNEKEIRVDHLPWISERVGKVLFNKFTFSFSIACFLSAVTLLLVHHEYFPVFTDIFSSASLTASLLLAVVVNYLFLFIHETAHLTAVRSLGVGSRIGFSHRLFFPVAETNMSDIVLVEPNKRYTAYLAGMAGDALFFSMGVWLLYANDVGVILLSDFLLSFIKLMNLNFLMALGFQFMFFMRTDIYYVFTTFFGCNNLFDNTQLFLRKFYRKWTPDEQETWDSVDMREKKVIRWYSIFFLLGFCFALYFFFNFFLLQSIEIIRRITTDFLQYPILSWQFVDGILLLLLTLLPFGIVIWSWNRQRKITRNVTRQVS comes from the coding sequence ATGAAATTAACAAATACCAGTAAGCTGCGTATGCATCCCTTACAAAAACGTCAGGTCAATGAAGAAGAAACCATAATTGGTCGACCCGATAAAAGTGAATATATCATGCTGCCTACCTTCGCAGTCGAAATCATTGAGATGCTAGATCAGGGGCAATCCATCACTCAGGTAGCTGAAGAAATGGAAAAGCGCTTTGGTGAGCCTGTTGATGTTCGTGATTTTGCACTCGATCTGATTAACGAATATCAATTTGTATACACAGTAGATGGAGCAGTCGTAAATGAAAAAGAGATACGCGTCGATCATTTACCATGGATATCCGAACGTGTTGGGAAAGTATTATTTAATAAATTTACCTTCTCTTTCTCTATTGCCTGCTTTTTATCTGCTGTTACTCTTCTCTTAGTTCATCATGAATATTTTCCCGTGTTTACCGATATTTTTAGCTCTGCATCCTTGACCGCTTCTCTTTTGCTAGCAGTTGTTGTTAACTATCTGTTTTTGTTCATCCATGAGACAGCCCACTTAACTGCTGTGCGTTCTCTTGGGGTAGGAAGCCGAATCGGTTTTAGCCATCGCCTATTCTTTCCTGTGGCAGAAACAAATATGTCAGACATCGTGCTAGTGGAACCCAATAAGCGTTATACAGCCTATCTGGCGGGGATGGCTGGAGATGCCCTCTTTTTTAGTATGGGTGTCTGGCTTCTGTACGCTAATGATGTAGGAGTCATCCTGCTATCTGATTTTCTACTCTCCTTTATTAAATTAATGAACTTGAATTTCTTAATGGCTCTGGGCTTTCAATTCATGTTCTTTATGCGAACGGATATTTATTATGTCTTTACTACCTTTTTTGGCTGTAATAATTTATTTGATAATACACAACTATTTCTACGTAAATTTTACCGAAAATGGACGCCTGACGAACAAGAGACATGGGACTCTGTAGATATGCGAGAAAAAAAGGTGATCCGCTGGTACTCTATTTTCTTTTTGCTGGGCTTTTGTTTTGCGCTTTACTTCTTCTTCAATTTCTTTTTGCTCCAGTCAATCGAGATTATTCGCCGAATTACGACTGATTTCTTACAATACCCCATCCTCTCCTGGCAATTCGTGGATGGTATTCTCTTACTTCTTTTAACGTTGCTCCCATTTGGCATTGTCATCTGGTCATGGAATCGGCAAAGAAAAATAACCCGCAATGTAACCCGTCAGGTATCGTAA
- a CDS encoding BrxA/BrxB family bacilliredoxin, protein MMSYEAYMSQVIQPMRDELTNAGFEELRTAEEVEATISNLKGTALVVVNSVCGCAAGLARPAAIYSTRHEAKPDHFYTVFAGQDKEATAKAREYFEGYPPSSPSYALLKDGKLVAMVERHQIEGNELESIANLLTDAYDQHCK, encoded by the coding sequence ATGATGTCTTATGAAGCATATATGAGCCAGGTTATACAACCAATGCGAGATGAGTTAACGAATGCTGGGTTTGAAGAACTTCGCACAGCAGAAGAAGTAGAAGCAACTATCTCGAACCTAAAAGGAACTGCATTGGTAGTGGTTAACTCTGTATGCGGCTGTGCAGCAGGATTGGCTCGTCCCGCAGCTATCTATTCGACTCGCCATGAAGCTAAGCCAGACCATTTCTACACAGTGTTTGCTGGCCAAGATAAAGAAGCAACTGCGAAAGCACGCGAGTATTTTGAAGGGTACCCACCTTCTTCTCCTTCCTACGCACTATTGAAGGATGGTAAGCTGGTAGCGATGGTTGAACGCCATCAAATTGAAGGCAATGAGCTTGAATCCATTGCGAATCTCCTAACTGATGCTTATGATCAACATTGCAAATAG
- a CDS encoding LCP family protein — MVKSSLSIRTKRILLLCVFLILITAAFFAYKIFGFLSGIQDTTIFPSNPAATKPEAPPVWTGTERVNILLMGVDKREMRPNELPRSDSMMLVSIDPKKKTYDLFSIMRDTLVRIPGHGKTRVNEALAYGGPELAMETVSDFVGQPVHYYVITDFEGFKSLIDAVGGVEIDVEKNMRYHDPTDKGKYDINLKKGLQRLDGEKALQYARFRHDATSDYTRTERQRKLLSAVATELKSTTTIFQIPKILDSVQPYIQTNLATLDMIKLGSLGMSLKQSGEGGHQLPPMHKFQEAHVPGKGAVLIPSEKDVIKYVDEQLNKSDAAEDEEGKQKDSSNTNQDSSVKHAS, encoded by the coding sequence ATGGTGAAATCCAGTTTGAGCATTCGAACTAAGCGTATTCTATTATTATGTGTATTTCTTATTTTGATTACGGCGGCTTTTTTTGCATATAAAATCTTTGGTTTTTTGTCAGGGATTCAAGACACGACAATCTTTCCATCGAATCCGGCTGCTACAAAGCCAGAGGCTCCACCTGTATGGACGGGAACCGAGCGTGTTAACATTCTATTAATGGGTGTAGACAAACGTGAGATGCGTCCAAATGAACTTCCACGCTCTGATAGCATGATGCTAGTGAGCATTGATCCAAAAAAGAAAACGTATGACCTATTCTCTATTATGCGTGACACGCTGGTACGTATACCCGGACATGGCAAAACGCGTGTAAATGAAGCTTTAGCGTATGGCGGCCCAGAGCTTGCCATGGAAACAGTCAGTGATTTTGTAGGACAACCAGTCCATTACTATGTAATCACTGATTTTGAAGGCTTTAAGAGCTTGATTGATGCTGTTGGGGGTGTTGAGATAGATGTAGAAAAGAACATGCGCTATCATGACCCGACAGATAAAGGAAAGTACGATATTAATTTAAAAAAGGGATTGCAACGCTTAGATGGTGAGAAAGCATTGCAATATGCTCGTTTCCGACATGATGCCACCTCTGACTATACGCGTACAGAGAGACAGCGTAAGCTATTAAGCGCAGTGGCTACCGAATTAAAATCTACCACTACTATTTTTCAAATTCCTAAGATTTTGGATAGTGTACAGCCTTATATCCAAACCAATCTTGCCACACTTGATATGATCAAACTAGGCTCATTGGGGATGTCGCTTAAACAGTCAGGAGAAGGTGGTCATCAATTGCCACCGATGCATAAGTTCCAAGAAGCCCATGTTCCTGGCAAAGGTGCTGTGCTAATTCCATCTGAAAAAGACGTCATCAAATATGTGGACGAGCAGCTAAATAAAAGTGACGCAGCAGAGGATGAAGAAGGAAAACAGAAAGATTCCTCTAACACCAATCAAGATTCCTCTGTAAAGCATGCTTCTTAG
- a CDS encoding methionine ABC transporter ATP-binding protein yields MIKLTNIVKVFKSRFGTFTALNGVDLTIQQGDIYGIIGYSGAGKSTLVRMINLLESPTSGEVTVGDTHLHHLTPRELRKARRKIGMVFQHFNLLWSRTIADNVALPLEIAGVPKSQHQAKVKELLELVGLSNKADMYPSQLSGGQKQRVGIARALANQPDVLLCDEATSALDPKTTDSILELLQDINRKLGLTIILITHEMHVIEKICDKVAVMESGRIIEAGDVVEVFSHPKTTTTKEFLSQVSGNDQLSAEFLDGLGPGAVLRLTFLGGSASQSIISQLVSEVGVQANILQGQIKRLKDVAFGTLYIQIPGDIDTESNAIAYLKKSGIIVDVIRGAEGGNR; encoded by the coding sequence ATGATTAAACTAACAAACATTGTAAAGGTTTTTAAAAGTCGCTTTGGAACCTTTACGGCCCTAAATGGTGTCGATTTGACAATCCAGCAGGGAGATATTTATGGCATCATTGGATACAGTGGAGCTGGAAAATCAACGCTAGTCCGTATGATTAACCTACTAGAATCGCCAACTAGTGGTGAGGTTACTGTGGGTGACACACATCTCCATCATTTAACGCCAAGAGAATTACGTAAGGCAAGACGCAAGATCGGTATGGTTTTTCAACACTTTAATCTGCTGTGGTCGCGGACAATAGCAGACAATGTAGCATTGCCATTGGAGATTGCGGGCGTGCCAAAGTCACAGCATCAAGCAAAGGTAAAAGAATTATTAGAATTGGTAGGGTTGTCAAATAAAGCAGATATGTATCCATCTCAATTATCTGGCGGTCAAAAGCAACGTGTAGGTATTGCTCGTGCATTGGCCAATCAGCCTGATGTGCTGTTGTGTGACGAAGCAACATCAGCTCTGGATCCGAAGACAACCGATTCTATCTTGGAATTATTACAAGATATTAATCGCAAACTAGGGTTAACCATTATTTTAATCACGCATGAGATGCATGTGATCGAAAAAATTTGTGATAAGGTAGCTGTAATGGAAAGCGGGCGAATTATTGAAGCGGGGGATGTCGTAGAAGTCTTCTCCCATCCTAAAACAACTACAACCAAAGAATTCCTGAGTCAAGTATCTGGTAATGATCAGCTATCTGCTGAATTTTTGGATGGCTTGGGACCGGGTGCAGTCCTGCGTCTAACCTTCTTGGGTGGTTCTGCTAGTCAATCTATCATTAGTCAGTTAGTCAGTGAGGTTGGGGTGCAGGCAAATATTTTACAGGGACAGATTAAGCGCTTAAAAGATGTTGCCTTTGGTACTCTATACATTCAGATTCCAGGTGATATTGATACCGAATCAAATGCTATTGCCTACCTAAAGAAGAGTGGCATTATTGTTGATGTCATTCGAGGTGCAGAAGGAGGTAATCGCTGA
- a CDS encoding methionine ABC transporter permease, translating into MNDFLLTYLPNVVKFWDLIQKAIWETGYMVLFSLLFAALIGIPLGILLVVTSKGHLKPMPALYQLLSFIVNIFRSIPYIVLIIILIPVTRVLIQTSIGPNAAILSLVVGSAPFIARLVETSIREVNRGVIEAAQSMGASNWQIIYKILIPESLPGIVSGITVTAVSLVGYTAMAGVVGAGGLGAMAFNYGFNGFKPDIMLVTTVLLIILVQIIQMIGDAIARKLDHR; encoded by the coding sequence ATGAATGATTTCTTGTTAACTTATTTACCGAACGTCGTGAAATTCTGGGATTTAATTCAGAAGGCCATTTGGGAAACAGGTTACATGGTCTTGTTTTCATTACTATTTGCGGCACTTATTGGTATACCATTAGGCATTTTACTCGTTGTGACAAGCAAAGGACATCTAAAGCCGATGCCAGCTTTATATCAATTACTTAGTTTTATTGTGAATATCTTTCGATCGATTCCTTATATTGTATTAATTATTATCCTTATCCCAGTCACGCGCGTACTCATACAGACTTCAATCGGACCTAACGCGGCGATTCTCAGTCTTGTTGTTGGATCAGCACCGTTTATTGCTCGTCTGGTGGAAACCTCCATTCGTGAAGTAAATCGAGGCGTGATTGAAGCGGCCCAATCCATGGGTGCTAGCAACTGGCAAATTATCTATAAAATCTTGATTCCAGAGTCGCTTCCAGGTATTGTCTCAGGTATTACGGTTACTGCTGTTAGCCTGGTAGGATACACAGCGATGGCAGGTGTCGTAGGTGCGGGTGGCCTAGGAGCGATGGCATTCAACTATGGCTTTAATGGGTTTAAGCCAGATATCATGCTGGTTACGACTGTCTTGCTGATTATTCTTGTCCAAATCATTCAGATGATTGGTGACGCGATTGCGCGGAAGCTGGATCATCGTTGA
- a CDS encoding calcium-translocating P-type ATPase, SERCA-type, giving the protein MVLKPNKPWYQVPLAEIPRMIGSDVQNGLTQEEAATRRQKYGKNQLAEAEKIPLYVVFMNQFKDFMVGVLVVATILSFFLGEYLDAIAIIAIIFLNGVLGFIQEAKAERSLNALKDMAAPMARVIRNGNLDMIPATLLVPGDLILLEAGDRVPADMRLINANRLEIEESTLTGESIAVMKTANVIESTGAVPLGDQKNLAFMGTMVAGGTGRGIAIEIGMSTEIGKIAHLINQADKIETPLQIKLEQLGKTLVWIALLLTIFVIVAGVWHGQELMTMFLSGVSLAVAAIPEGLPAIVTVALALGVQRMIKRNAIVRKLPSVETLGCASVICSDKTGTLTENKMTVTHLWHSGKSFDVTGNGYEPNGEITWQGKSIKATIDQGLTQICQIAEKCNNAKLVNAQQKERSKLILSKNISTWNVIGDPTEGALLSLAYKALKEGKKQGDPTIRIDELPFDSERKMMSVVEQFPDGKTELLTKGAVEALLMNSSHIYWQGEIIPLTNEHRIEVAKQTEEMAGRALRVLGFAYRSLPNYKSGENSSILETNLTFLGMVGMIDPPRQEVKSAIQLCRQAGIKTVMITGDHKITAEAIGRQIGLMPGGNSHVLEGATIDEMTEEELMQTVEKVYVYARVSPEHKLRIVKALQNCGHIVAMTGDGVNDAPAIKASDIGIAMGITGTDVTKEAASLVLRDDNFTTIVSAVEEGRNIYDNIRKFIRYLLASNVGEILVMFFAMLMGLPLPLLPIQILWVNLVTDGLPAMALGIDPSEGDTMRHKPRKKHENIFARGLGWKIISRGFLIGTMTLGAFIVAYYENPNDLTHAQTVAFATLVLAQLIHVFDCRSEHSVFHRNPFSNKFLVWAVLSSMALVLVVIYWDVMQPIFKTTSLSLRDWALIFVAAGIPTFVAGMGGVLRSSQPKEAYKAN; this is encoded by the coding sequence ATTGTATTGAAGCCGAATAAACCGTGGTACCAAGTCCCTCTAGCGGAAATACCCAGAATGATAGGTAGTGACGTTCAAAACGGTTTAACACAGGAGGAAGCGGCTACTCGTAGACAAAAATATGGTAAAAACCAGCTTGCTGAGGCCGAGAAAATCCCACTTTATGTTGTGTTTATGAATCAGTTTAAAGATTTTATGGTGGGAGTGCTAGTGGTTGCCACCATCCTCTCCTTTTTCTTAGGAGAGTACCTAGACGCTATCGCCATCATTGCCATCATTTTTTTAAATGGCGTGTTAGGCTTTATTCAGGAAGCGAAAGCAGAAAGGTCGCTCAACGCTTTAAAAGATATGGCAGCCCCTATGGCCCGTGTCATTCGCAACGGAAATTTGGACATGATCCCTGCTACCCTATTAGTTCCAGGCGATCTTATCCTTCTTGAAGCAGGGGATCGTGTTCCTGCTGATATGAGACTGATTAATGCCAATCGGTTAGAGATAGAGGAATCTACGCTTACGGGAGAATCGATAGCAGTAATGAAAACTGCGAATGTGATTGAATCAACAGGAGCTGTTCCACTCGGCGACCAGAAGAATCTAGCTTTTATGGGAACGATGGTAGCCGGAGGAACTGGAAGGGGAATTGCTATTGAAATAGGCATGTCTACCGAGATCGGAAAAATTGCGCATTTGATCAATCAAGCTGACAAGATAGAAACTCCTTTACAGATTAAATTGGAACAGTTGGGGAAAACACTCGTCTGGATTGCATTGCTACTTACGATCTTTGTCATTGTAGCAGGGGTTTGGCATGGACAAGAATTAATGACAATGTTTCTCTCAGGGGTTAGTCTTGCTGTAGCGGCTATACCGGAAGGATTGCCTGCAATCGTTACAGTAGCCCTTGCTCTAGGCGTGCAGAGAATGATTAAAAGAAATGCCATTGTTCGCAAGCTCCCCTCTGTCGAAACGCTTGGTTGTGCGTCAGTCATTTGCTCTGACAAAACAGGGACTCTTACTGAAAATAAAATGACAGTGACTCACCTGTGGCATAGCGGAAAAAGCTTTGATGTAACGGGGAATGGCTACGAGCCCAATGGGGAAATTACATGGCAAGGAAAATCTATCAAGGCAACGATCGATCAAGGACTAACTCAGATTTGTCAAATTGCCGAAAAATGCAATAATGCAAAATTAGTAAATGCTCAGCAAAAGGAGAGGTCCAAGCTCATTTTGTCTAAAAATATTTCCACATGGAATGTGATTGGAGATCCTACTGAGGGAGCCCTGCTTAGCTTAGCCTACAAGGCATTAAAAGAGGGGAAAAAACAAGGCGACCCCACTATTCGCATAGACGAATTACCATTTGATTCTGAGCGTAAAATGATGTCTGTAGTAGAACAATTTCCAGATGGAAAAACAGAGCTATTAACAAAGGGAGCTGTTGAGGCTCTGTTAATGAACTCCTCTCACATCTATTGGCAGGGAGAAATTATACCTCTGACAAATGAACATCGTATAGAAGTTGCTAAGCAAACAGAAGAGATGGCAGGTAGAGCTCTGCGAGTCCTAGGATTTGCTTACCGATCACTCCCAAACTATAAATCAGGTGAAAACTCATCAATCTTGGAAACGAATCTTACATTTTTAGGGATGGTTGGCATGATTGACCCCCCACGTCAGGAGGTAAAGTCTGCTATCCAGCTATGTCGTCAAGCAGGTATTAAAACAGTAATGATTACAGGGGATCATAAAATTACCGCAGAAGCGATAGGACGTCAAATTGGTCTGATGCCGGGAGGGAACAGCCATGTGCTGGAAGGAGCCACTATTGATGAAATGACTGAGGAAGAATTGATGCAAACGGTTGAAAAGGTATATGTTTATGCACGTGTGTCTCCAGAGCACAAGCTACGTATTGTCAAAGCGTTGCAAAACTGTGGTCATATTGTAGCGATGACAGGTGATGGTGTAAATGATGCACCTGCCATCAAGGCTTCTGATATAGGGATTGCAATGGGAATTACGGGAACAGATGTTACGAAGGAAGCAGCATCCCTGGTATTACGAGACGATAATTTTACTACGATTGTTTCTGCTGTTGAGGAAGGCCGGAACATCTATGATAATATTCGAAAGTTTATTCGCTACCTACTTGCATCCAATGTAGGAGAGATTTTAGTTATGTTTTTCGCTATGCTAATGGGACTACCCTTACCCTTACTTCCGATCCAAATCCTATGGGTGAATTTGGTGACGGACGGACTACCGGCTATGGCATTAGGGATTGATCCGTCTGAGGGAGACACAATGCGACATAAACCGCGTAAAAAACATGAAAATATTTTTGCCCGTGGATTGGGCTGGAAGATTATTAGTCGGGGGTTTTTAATTGGAACGATGACCCTAGGAGCTTTTATCGTTGCGTATTATGAAAATCCGAATGATCTTACTCATGCCCAAACAGTGGCGTTTGCTACTTTAGTTCTGGCACAACTCATTCACGTATTTGATTGCCGTAGCGAGCATTCCGTTTTTCACCGCAATCCATTTAGCAACAAGTTCTTGGTCTGGGCAGTGCTCTCGTCAATGGCTTTGGTGCTAGTGGTTATTTACTGGGATGTCATGCAGCCAATCTTTAAAACCACCTCCCTCTCCCTACGAGATTGGGCTTTAATCTTTGTTGCAGCGGGAATTCCAACTTTTGTTGCTGGTATGGGTGGAGTTCTTCGTTCCTCCCAGCCCAAAGAGGCTTATAAAGCCAACTAA
- a CDS encoding HesA/MoeB/ThiF family protein — protein MEQKPILKEIHPIIEIGSDTLQIGQVSGFLNHIPDETGSIKTLLQLLDGTRTSKQIHQELVSKHPEVTFEELTEAITALNSLGYLEDQTWEETTSLSTAQKDRYRANLRFFSIYSDIDNPPSKIQEDLLQKKVTILGSGAFGSTLLSSFAGLGVTNVRIADFDRVELSNLNRQLLFKESDIGRLKIEVAEEFVTERNSSMSVETIRKKISSADDVKELIADSDLVILAADTPFFFIQRWVNTACVELEIPYIAGGVNVTEGTFYHISPKKTPCLDCFHLHHYDQNPDQYEQDLRYLVDSGYHLPTATIAPNLSIITGIIASEACKILTGTSQVQSQGKFVSINFLTYETKIISETERKELDCPTCGEGNRTLSIFSLEQSAEEVLS, from the coding sequence ATGGAACAAAAACCTATCTTAAAAGAAATCCACCCTATTATCGAAATTGGCTCTGACACTCTCCAAATTGGACAAGTATCGGGCTTCCTCAATCATATTCCCGATGAAACGGGGTCTATAAAAACATTACTTCAGCTACTTGATGGTACCCGCACTAGTAAGCAGATACACCAGGAGCTAGTCAGCAAGCATCCAGAGGTCACATTTGAAGAGTTAACAGAGGCAATTACTGCTCTGAACTCTCTGGGTTATCTTGAAGATCAGACCTGGGAAGAAACAACTTCTCTCTCAACCGCTCAAAAGGATCGGTATCGGGCAAATCTTCGCTTCTTTTCGATTTATTCGGATATAGACAATCCTCCTAGCAAGATTCAAGAAGATTTGCTGCAAAAGAAAGTAACTATTCTTGGATCAGGGGCCTTTGGCTCTACTCTTCTCTCTAGCTTTGCTGGTCTGGGTGTTACAAATGTCCGAATTGCAGATTTTGACCGTGTGGAGCTGAGTAATTTAAATCGCCAATTATTATTTAAAGAAAGTGATATCGGGCGGTTAAAAATCGAAGTAGCGGAGGAATTTGTTACAGAACGCAATTCAAGCATGTCAGTAGAAACCATTCGGAAGAAAATCTCCTCTGCTGACGATGTTAAGGAGCTTATAGCAGATAGTGATCTTGTTATTTTAGCTGCTGACACCCCTTTTTTCTTCATTCAAAGATGGGTAAACACAGCATGCGTTGAATTAGAAATCCCTTATATTGCAGGTGGAGTCAATGTAACAGAAGGAACCTTTTATCATATTTCCCCGAAAAAAACACCCTGCTTGGATTGTTTCCATCTGCATCACTATGATCAAAACCCAGATCAATATGAACAGGATCTCAGATATTTGGTGGATTCAGGATATCATCTTCCTACAGCTACTATTGCTCCGAATTTATCCATTATTACAGGAATTATTGCTTCTGAAGCATGCAAAATTCTCACAGGTACAAGCCAAGTTCAATCTCAGGGAAAATTCGTATCGATCAACTTCTTAACTTATGAAACAAAAATCATTTCCGAAACGGAAAGAAAAGAGCTGGATTGCCCGACCTGCGGTGAAGGAAATCGCACACTTTCTATCTTTTCGCTGGAGCAGTCAGCCGAAGAAGTGCTTAGCTAA
- a CDS encoding MetQ/NlpA family ABC transporter substrate-binding protein encodes MKKIFSTLAIGVLALSLAACGAGNKTDNSTATPQEGQPVTLKVGATAVPHAEILNEVVKPMLQKENINLDVVLFQDFVMPNTQLAEKELDANYFQHIPWLEKTNKEKGLDLTYVAGIHIEPMGIYSNKTKAYKDLAALPQGAAVAITNASAEQGRILALLEKAGLLKLKDGVATNGTVADIVEKKIELKELEPAMLPRAIDDPGIDAAVINSNFAMEAGLNPTENSIYIEEGKDNPNVNVLATRQDNKDSEVIKKLAKAMTSPEVKDFIDKKYNGAVVFVGQLK; translated from the coding sequence ATGAAAAAGATTTTTTCTACACTAGCGATTGGGGTATTAGCTTTAAGCTTGGCGGCGTGCGGTGCTGGTAATAAAACCGATAATAGCACAGCTACACCACAGGAAGGACAACCAGTCACACTAAAGGTGGGGGCAACGGCTGTTCCTCATGCGGAGATTTTAAATGAAGTGGTTAAACCGATGCTACAGAAGGAGAATATTAATCTTGATGTTGTCCTGTTCCAAGACTTTGTCATGCCTAACACTCAGCTTGCTGAGAAGGAATTAGATGCGAACTATTTTCAGCACATTCCTTGGTTAGAGAAAACGAATAAAGAAAAAGGGTTAGACCTTACGTATGTAGCAGGCATTCACATTGAGCCAATGGGAATTTACTCTAATAAAACTAAAGCTTACAAGGATTTAGCAGCTCTTCCGCAGGGAGCAGCAGTAGCAATTACGAATGCTTCTGCAGAGCAAGGCCGTATTCTTGCCCTTCTTGAAAAAGCGGGTCTGTTAAAATTAAAGGATGGAGTGGCTACCAATGGCACTGTAGCTGACATCGTTGAGAAAAAAATAGAATTAAAAGAGCTAGAACCAGCGATGTTGCCACGTGCAATTGACGATCCGGGTATTGATGCAGCCGTGATTAACTCTAACTTTGCGATGGAAGCTGGATTAAACCCAACAGAGAACTCTATTTATATCGAAGAGGGTAAAGATAACCCAAATGTAAATGTATTGGCGACTCGTCAAGACAATAAAGATAGTGAAGTAATTAAGAAGCTTGCTAAAGCTATGACTTCCCCTGAAGTGAAGGACTTCATTGATAAGAAGTATAATGGTGCTGTAGTGTTTGTAGGACAGCTTAAATAA